From a single Nicotiana tomentosiformis chromosome 2, ASM39032v3, whole genome shotgun sequence genomic region:
- the LOC104105875 gene encoding protein ALTERED PHOSPHATE STARVATION RESPONSE 1 — protein MGCWYSRLEREELVSRCKARKRYMKQLVKSRQAFSASHSMYLRSLRNTGSALLQFATGETDLHPHNHHLPPLPPSPPQSRRLATPPPPPPPPMSPTSWTTSTTTSSALPPPPPPPPPPPPPAASNWDFWDPFVPPPSSSRSVTEEEWEETTITSEVAVTTTVGAASVAAPPSVVSQFSKETTTTSELAVVVSTKGKDLVEIIKELDEYFLNAADAGGQLSLLLEVPNCAFSDQRSSEKLSPFSWTFGGSSRWNGIGRFCDDPMNKASNGVNGAKASHCSTVERLYAWEKKLYLEVKHAEALKLEHEKRAAHARKLEMKRADYVKTEKAKKEVEKLESQMMVASQAIETTSAEIIKLRESELYPQLVDLVKGLMYMWRSMYECHHVQTHIVQQLKYLNSVPSTYPSSEIHRQSTLQLELELEQWHLSFCNLVKSHREYIQSLTGWLRLSLFQLGNNPVQKTSQDSAVYSLCEEWHLAVNNAPDKVASEGINSLLTVIHAIVVQQAEELKQKKKSEMAFKELEKKASELRSLESKYGPYSIPDSSSSTRSKNPVTEKRAKVEVLRAKAEDEKAKYDKAVSVTRAMTLNNLQMGLPHVFQAVTGFANVWTHAFESVYNQAKNTDQVHDLKRILP, from the exons ATGGGTTGCTGGTATTCAAGATTAGAGAGAGAAGAGTTGGTTTCGAGATGCAAAGCTCGAAAGAGGTACATGAAACAGTTAGTGAAATCAAGACAAGCTTTCTCTGCTTCTCACTCTATGTACTTACGTTCACTTCGAAACACTGGCTCTGCTTTGCTTCAGTTCGCTACCGGAGAAACCGATCTCCACCCGCACAACCACCACCTTCCTCCACTTCCGCCATCACCACCACAATCGCGACGACTCGCCACCCCACCACCACCGCCGCCGCCACCAATGAGCCCCACATCCTGGACCACCTCCACCACCACATCCTCCGCCCTTCCACCACCCCCTCCTCCGCCACCTCCACCGCCGCCTCCGGCGGCGTCAAACTGGGATTTCTGGGACCCATTTGTTCCGCCTCCGTCATCTTCGAGGTCGGTGACTGAGGAGGAATGGGAGGAGACAACTATTACGTCCGAGGTGGCGGTGACCACCACGGTCGGGGCGGCGAGCGTGGCAGCTCCGCCGTCAGTGGTGAGTCAGTTTTCTAAAGAGACAACGACTACGAGTGAGCTGGCGGTGGTAGTCTCTACGAAGGGTAAAGACTTGGTAGAGATCATAAAAGAGCTTGATGAGTACTTTCTAAATGCGGCAGATGCAGGTGGTCAACTCTCATTGCTTTTGGAAGTTCCCAATTGTGCTTTTTCCGACCAAAGATCTTCAG AAAAGTTGAGTCCATTTTCATGGACATTTGGAGGCAGTTCAAGATGGAATGGAATTGGAAGATTTTGTGATGATCCAATGAACAAAGCTAGCAATGGGGTAAATGGTGCCAAAGCTTCCCATTGTTCTacagtggagagattatatgctTGGGAGAAGAAACTCTACCTAGAGGTCAAG CATGCTGAGGCATTGAAATTGGAGCATGAGAAAAGGGCAGCTCACGCTAGGAAGCTAGAGATGAAGAGGGCTGATTATGTAAAGACAGAGAAAGCGAAGAAGGAAGTAGAGAAGTTGGAATCACAAATGATGGTTGCTTCCCAAGCTATTGAGACTACATCAGCTGAAATCATCAAATTAAGGGAGTCAGAGCTCTACCCGCAGCTTGTTGATCTGGTCAAAGG ATTGATGTACATGTGGAGAAGCATGTACGAGTGCCATCACGTTCAAACACACATAGTTCAGCAGCTGAAGTATCTCAATTCCGTGCCATCAACTTATCCTTCCTCTGAGATTCATCGACAATcaacactacaacttgaacttGAACTGGAACAATGGCACCTATCATTTTGCAACCTAGTGAAATCTCACAGGGAGTATATTCAGTCCCTTACCGGCTGGCTCCGTCTTAGCCTCTTCCAACTTGGAAATAATCCAGTACAGAAGACGAGCCAGGACAGTGCAGTTTACTCTCTTTGTGAAGAGTGGCATCTTGCAGTTAACAATGCTCCGGATAAAGTAGCATCGGAAGGAATCAACAGTCTACTAACTGTTATCCATGCCATTGTGGTGCAGCAGGCAGAAGAGCTCAAGCAAAAGAAGAAATCAGAGATGGCATTCAAAGAGCTTGAAAAGAAGGCTTCTGAGCTTCGATCATTAGAGTCCAAGTATGGCCCATATTCTATACCTGATTCCTCTAGCAGTACGAGGAGCAAGAACCCTGTGACCGAGAAACGAGCTAAGGTGGAGGTGCTAAGAGCGAAAGCTGAGGACGAGAAGGCCAAGTATGATAAAGCAGTGAGTGTAACAAGGGCAATGACATTGAACAATCTACAGATGGGTTTGCCTCATGTTTTTCAGGCTGTGACGGGGTTTGCCAATGTGTGGACACATGCATTTGAGTCGGTATATAATCAAGCAAAAAATACTGATCAGGTgcatgatttgaagaggattttacCTTGA
- the LOC104105874 gene encoding cell cycle checkpoint protein RAD17 isoform X3 produces MWVDKHKPHFLEELAVHKKKVEEVKIWFEERLQAAMDDHNNVLLVAGPSGVGKTATISAIASHLGATIWEWNTPTPTVWSEHLYNANSGLQYMSKLDEFEGFVERVRKYGLTSPTLKGSLAPVILLVDDLPVVNGRVAYGKLQRCLKLLVQLVRFPTAIVITNYDKDDSADFSTRCWEELLVSLHNAGACKVNFNPVTINSIKKTLTTICRKEQREVSADTIELIAKSSGGDIRHAITSLQYLCLNPQRRPILPLKERLDNIVCLDDASSLPFGKDETLSLFHALGKFLHNKRENELTTASDRDAFILKEKFVRFPLKMDAPEVVLCQAHGQARTLSDFLHENVLDFLNEEAIDDAWLVASYLSDAEFLLSSLNRLLTRDFGAENIVQSAAASVAARGVLFGNAHPVPSRWHAIRRPKLWEVEQSLRRNKCQMLSQRGDLCNSLTLSNQIVMATEYRPALKWLGCRASESFQADDMVEDDGGSACFHEKKLDMSDDEIEDW; encoded by the exons ATGTGGGTTGACAAACATAAGCCTCATTTCCTGGAAGAGCTTGCAGTTCACAAGAAGAAG GTCGAAGAAGTGAAAATATGGTTTGAAGAAAGATTACAAGCTGCAATG GATGATCATAATAATGTCCTTCTTGTTGCTGGACCTTCTGGTGTTGGAAAAACT GCAACTATATCTGCTATTGCTTCACATCTTGGTGCCACAATATGGGAATGGAACACCCCTACTCCAACAGTTTGGTCAGAACATTTGTATAATGCTAATTCAG GGTTACAATACATGTCAAAGCTGGATGAGTTTGAAGGTTTTGTTGAAAGGGTGAGAAAGTATGGATTGACTTCTCCAACCTTAAAGGGATCACTGGCTCCAGTCATACTCTTAGTTGATGATCTTCCGGTGGTAAATGGAAGAGTTGCGTACGGAAAGCTTCAAAGGTGTTTGAAGCTTCTTGTGCAATTAGTCCGCTTTCCAACAGCCATAGTGATCACCAACTATGACAAGGATGACTCTGCAGACTTTAGCACACGCTGCTGGGAAGAACTCCTTGTGTCTCTTCATAATGCTGGTGCTTGTAAG GTCAACTTCAACCCTGTCACTATCAACTCAATCAAGAAAACACTTACAACTATATGCAGAAAGGAGCAGCGTGAAGTTAGTGCTGATACGATTGAGCTAATAGCAAAATCGAGTGGAGGTGACATCAGACATGCAATTACTTCTCTGCAGTATCTCTGTCTTAACCCACAAAGAAGGCCTATTCTACCTTTAAAAGAAAGACTGGACAATATTGTTTGTTTGGATGACGCGTCTTCTTTGCCATTTGGAAAAGATGAAACTCTCTCTCTATTCCATGCATTAGGCAAATTTCTacacaacaaaagagaaaatGAGCTCACAACTGCATCAG ATAGAGATGCATTTATTCTGAAGGAAAAATTTGTGAGATTTCCTCTTAAAATGGATGCTCCAGAAGTTGTACTTTGTCAAGCACATGGGCAAGCGAGGACTCTTTCTGATTTTCTACATGAAAATG TTTTAGACTTTTTGAATGAAGAAGCAATAGATGACGCGTGGCTTGTGGCATCATATTTAAGCGATGCTGAGTTTCTTCTATCTTCACTTAATAGACTTCTAACCAGAGACTTTGGAGCTGAGAACATTGTACAGTCAGCTGCTGCTTCAGTTGCTGCCAGAGGAGTATTATTTGGGAATGCTCATCCAGTGCCTTCCAG GTGGCATGCTATTCGACGTCCAAAACTATGGGAGGTTGAACAATCATTGCGCCGCAATAAG TGTCAAATGTTGAGTCAGAGGGGTGACTTGTGTAATAGCTTAACATTGTCGAATCAGATAGTTATGGCAACCGAGTATAGACCTGCCCTGAAATGGCTTGGTTGCCGAGCATCTGAAAGTTTCCAAGCAGATGATATGGTTGAAGATGACGGGGGTAGCGCCTGTTTTCATGAGAAGAAGCTGGATATGTCGGATGATGAAATAGAAGATTGGTAA